Genomic window (Phragmites australis chromosome 5, lpPhrAust1.1, whole genome shotgun sequence):
ATTGGGTCAAAACTATCTGTACAGCCAACAGCAAGTGATCCGATGATTCCTCAGCCTCTGGCTAGGTTCACCTCAAGATGTTTTCCTTTGCCATTCTGTTGTGAGCTCCCAGATTGAAAATTGTACTCAATTCTCTTCCTGTATTCCATGGCTGGAGCTTTACTTCCAGATGCAATTTGATGCAGCTGCAAGAAAGCAAGCATACTTACTGCAAATACTGCAGCGTTACCCAAAGCACCACCTATCTTGTCAAGTCGAAATGAATTCTTTGCTAAAGACAAACTGCAAGATAACACGTTTGCCATGATCCTTGAACCATTAACCCTGTTGTCATGCGCATTATCCCCTGACTGGCTATGTGTTGCGCGAACATCTTCCGGTGAGACAAATCGACTCTTGTCACTCACTTCAGCCACAAATGCCACGGCCTCATCAATGACTCCATACTTTTTCCCCTGATGTTCAGCCAATCTCATAGCAAGGACTAGACGGCTTTGCTCCAGTCTAGCAATTGCAGCATCCCGCTCAGCCTGCTGTTGTGATTGAAGAGTCTGTGGAGCAACATTAACACAAGTGAGAAACAATCTTACACAACTATCAAATAGGAGGTAAATAGCAGGAGTTAACTAACTCCCAAGGGCTCCAAATTATCGATGTAAATGTACATGTTTATTAAATCCAGCTATCTATACAAGGCAGCTTTCTGCTTGCGACTGAAAAATTATATGCAGCCATAGATAGCAGAAGGATGCTCAGAACTGATTGAGCTGAAACAACTAGTAAAATTAGAGTTATTTCCATGTATTGGGGATGTTAACAACCTCTCATAAATTGTTCCTTAAACAGGTAATTTAGCAGCGAAATTAACTTTATCCTTATGCCAAAAGACAAGAAACTGCGTCGGTGAGTACCATATTAATCGTGTCTCTATGGTATCACCTTTTACAAAGTGGCAAATAATTATAGAATAAGGTACTAATATTTCTGGCCCAATTGGCATCCAAAGGACGTCCAACAAAAGACAGCATGCACGGGAAGGGCAAGGAAAGCCATGTGGATTGCCACCACACACTTAACATCCACATGGCTCTCGCCCAATATATCTGCACCTCAATTTGTAAGAGACCGGCCACTTTCGAGTCAAAACCACCTGAACAGTAACTAAATAACAAACAGAACAGCCATTGGAAAGCAAAATCCAGCATCGTGACAAACATTAACAGCCCTGCTAATAAACCGCATAACATACACACATTCAGCAGCAACTCAGCTTCTACCATGTGAATAGAATGATATCAATCTAATTAGCATAAAACAAGGGTGCTGCTTTTGGATTCCCGCAGACACCAATCCTCTCCGAGAATGAAGAAACGATTGGCCTCATATCAAATACGGGCATGGCATATGGGGAATCAGGATTCACCAGTTTCTCGTGCCAAAGTCTGAGATGCAAAACGCAATCACGGGAACAACGCAACCGGAGCTCCCAAAATCAACCTACATTGATTGCAACAACGCAGACGTGGTCCTAACCAGAATTCTACTCACGCTACACTACCAACCAACACGAAACCCTAGAACAGCTGGGAAGCAATAGAGGGACagagggggggagggggcgcAGTCTCACGTGCAAGAACTCGAGGTGGTCCTCGAGCTCCTCGAGGGCCGAGCGGATGGCGTACAGGCTCCTGGCCTCGGCCACCGCCTCCGCGGCCGCGGCCAGCGCCGCGCCCCgctctcccccgccgccgccgcacttgACGAAGACGCACCCGTTCCTGCCGCCGCGGTGGGCCCGGGCGGAGGGTGCGGATGGCGGcgcgggagggggagggggaggggggaggaggaggtgcgcgCGGGAGGCGGCGAGGATGGCATCGCTGAGGCGGTCGTGGAGGTCCCAGATCCGCTCGAGGACTGCCTCCGCCGCGTCCCACCGCATCGCCGTCGGCGCGCGTGGTCCTAGGGTCGTCTGGGTGCGGATTGGGTGGAGAGGGGACGGAGCAGAGGGAGGGAAAGGGAAATGGAGGAAGGGGGGGTGGAGGGAATGGGAATATGTGATGATGGGCGGCACGACAGAGACGAGAGCTTTTGTTGTTTGCGGCACCGCAGCCGCAGGGGACATTGGCGAGTTTTCTGTGTTTGTTGGGGAACGCTGAGGAAGCGCCTCCAAGTTTTTGGCGGACTGTTGTTTCCACCGGATTTCCTAATTTAAAGGCCGCTAGATTTCTAGCCGTTTCTGCTTTGAGCCAACTTGCTAATTTGTCTTTTCTGTTTCTGTTTCTCATCTTACAggtcatatttttgtctaataATTTTTGAAGAACTAAGATAATAACATCCTCTACACcactattttttagaattttttcatgactatttcaatAGTATTTTAAAATTTGAGAGTATTAAAACataatatttcttatttttaaacCTGTCGCCAGTTGGATGGATAGCAtgatatatttgcaaattttcaaaaccaatatatatatttgcaatttttagattttaaaatataaaaaatataaatcctAATTTAGctatgggactaacatgtttctcATCTCTGTTGGGAAATTCTTTATAGACTCCAAACTAAAAATACTACTAGTTAAGTGCTCGTAcgttacaataaaaatataaatatttgacGTTATATTATCAATCACAAACTAAAGATATAGAGATATAGATGCGCCATGAGAGCACCACCAAACGAATATGTCGGTAGCAATgtcatagtttgattttagattgGATTCAAAAAGAAggagattatctgctaatttttctcatgatttctttatttattttgattagtaaaatgagtctcATATCAGTAGGTGGTAACGAGGCGAGGAGGATAGATGACGATGGTGGATGGCAAGAGTGAGTAAATTATTCCAAgtttagagatttttattagatgagaggagagtAAGGGAAGAGGTGACGTAAGAACCAACTCGTATTTTATGGGCGTGTTTGGCACAGCCCCACTTCAAGTTTTCAGTTCCATTCTAGAAATCTACGGTAGAGTAGATCTATCATGGAGCTGGAGCTGACAGTAAAAGTGTTTGGCTAGCAGGATAGTTCCAGATCTAGGAATGAGAGGTTTTGAGGAAATTATCAAATTTACCCTTGAGGTGTTATAGGTACACTGTTTTTGATATACAAGCATTTGTGATTATTTGGTTATAGTAAAAACAGTACATTAGATTTTGGGAGTGTTTTCAATGTAGAAAAATATTGTTTCCCCGGATATTAcaataatataatattagtGATCACGAAATAAGTtgattacaaatattacattgTTCATAGATACTCGAATATGTCGATTACAATAATCATAGATACTCAATTAAGTCGATTACAATGATCGCAGATACTCAAATAAGTCAAGTATGCCATTGCATACTAGTTCCaaacaagagcaagagcaagagcAGTGGTCATCTCATGAAGAAATACGTCCATAGTTGCAATATTGAGAAACTACATATTTGTTATACTTTTCTGGGATGGTAGGGATATACTTAGAATCACGGTTGCAATTAGCAAAGTCCAAGTCCTCACTCCCATGCTCACGTATGAAACTTTACCGGACCTTTTCGtgtagagagcaaaattttcctgaaacagatagtgttacacttaccggatggtccaatgttcAGGAGTAGAATACACCGGAATATCTGGTACTCATatttttctgcaggatgtgctttgagttgaagttttgattttgtgctaacctgaaGATATTTTAGAGtgtgaagaaatgtgtttgcttatttcaaggtgtgcagatgacggatgcaacttggcggtcgacggcaaGTGATCAGTgttaagcgggtgcttggtgctagacgatcaaggaggaccGAGCGGAGTCAGGGGTGATCATAGctatacacatgaaggtcaagcaaagtatgaaatagagaatgaagatggcatgttgatAAAGTTAAAAGAAGgtgatgctggtgcaagtgactaGGCGACCCAGGAATCAGGAGCATGAGAGACTTGTtgacggtcaagatcgtaagatggagtacacgcgtcatcatcggagcgcaTGCTTCAGGTGGAAACAAGTGGTGGCTAGTCATACTTTTGAGAACCGTGAGAGGACTGGAAGAGTA
Coding sequences:
- the LOC133918757 gene encoding plastid division protein PDV1-like — encoded protein: MSPAAAVPQTTKALVSVVPPIITYSHSLHPPFLHFPFPPSAPSPLHPIRTQTTLGPRAPTAMRWDAAEAVLERIWDLHDRLSDAILAASRAHLLLPPPPPPPAPPSAPSARAHRGGRNGCVFVKCGGGGGERGAALAAAAEAVAEARSLYAIRSALEELEDHLEFLHTLQSQQQAERDAAIARLEQSRLVLAMRLAEHQGKKYGVIDEAVAFVAEVSDKSRFVSPEDVRATHSQSGDNAHDNRVNGSRIMANVLSCSLSLAKNSFRLDKIGGALGNAAVFAVSMLAFLQLHQIASGSKAPAMEYRKRIEYNFQSGSSQQNGKGKHLEVNLARG